Part of the Mangifera indica cultivar Alphonso chromosome 4, CATAS_Mindica_2.1, whole genome shotgun sequence genome, tacctattttgaatatacaaatatatacacatttatgtgtgatattatgtgattaaatattactttatccttgatttaaaattactcaatcatatgataatatatatcaaatatatacttatttatatgcttaaaatagatatataaagttttattgaataattaattagagaaaattctattatattgttttatcatttttaaatcttgatataATCACAAGCAAACGCTAATTTAACTCAAAAGGTAAAGGATTATGCCCGacccaagttttagcttaatCTCAAAAAGACACCAACAATAGTTTATAAGCTCAAACACTCATCTATAGACtaacttttgttagaattttctattagagataaggacaaaatcgttattttacacaaaaccttaaactctaaaaaactatatcattttagATCTATAGTTTGAagaactaacaatttcctccctagaatgaagttttaaaaacttaacatttcCCCCCAAgggtttgaaaatctttttcaaCAAACAAATCCGACAAATTGTCGATGGCTAGAACAACATAAGGATGATGTTTGGTGGACGATGCATCGTCCATTGCCCAGACTCCTAGACCGATGATGCTTTTGAATGACGAAACATCGTTGATCTGGATGACGCGATGACACTTCATTGAAAAGTGTCGTCTTTCAACTTCTAGACGATGGATAATGCTTCGTCTTCCAAATGCTATTCTCTTATCATTTTGACAATTGACAACTTGTCAAATTTGTTGgttggaaaatattttcaaaccctTGGGGGAAAAATGacaagtttttaaaacctaattttaaaagaaaaatgtcaatttttcaaactataaaggtaaaatgatatagtgtttttaagttttaaagttttatggTTTGCCTCTAATAAAAAAcctataaatagatatttagagTTTAAAACTGTcacaaatatcttttaaaaaatgagcTAAAACTTGGATAGAAAATTGCCCATTACCCTAACTCAAATCTTGTTGAACATACCcctttttactttattttttatttcaattaaatccTTCTGGCACTCTGGCATAGCTtggttcatatttataaattacgCATCACTGAAAGGAAAAGGTCTGTCTGGCACTCTGGCTTCAACCAGAAAATGCCTGCTAAGAAGATGTGGCGCCACGTTGCCAGAGTGACCAGGTCCAATACTTCATCGGCAAGGAAAGAATAAACAGGAAAGTGATGGGAAGACTTCAAGAAGCTGAATAAAAGTAATCTAGTCAGCCTTTTTATTTAATGCAGTAACAAGCTTTGCTTACGAGTTAAGATTAATTCCAAAGGACCCCCTGATTAAGTTCAACCAAACATCCAACATAACATCAAAGTGTCTACCACAATGATCTATGAACTATTATATTCTTCTTACTTGGGGCATTTAATTGTCCTATACATTTGCTTCAATGATAAGAAGATTGTCATTCTTGCATAGTGATAACCCAAATTCTGTAAAATGATTCCCGAATTCCATAATAGATTATCTGAATTCAGaaaatacaaattcaaaaagtaaattattcaaaaagaTTTGTAGGGTAACAGAGAGATTAGGCCTTGTAGCCCAAACTAATCTCTTATGGGCCATGGGGGCCAAGCCCCTAATGTACGATTTTTTCTGAATAAACTTGCAAAAATGCAGTCATTAAACCCAGTCTACTTGTTAGTCTTATGGTTGAATCAAAACATGTACAACTTGTCGTGAAAATGCAACCAACAAATACACAGGTCAAAGCATCTGTCAACTAggatttgttaaaaaaaagtatCAAGAATAGAGATAAGTAAGATTACGAGCTCAATCagatggaaaaataaaaaaaataatgtcttCTTTATCTTGTAATCTGCCTATAGTTTTTCCTGTATTGGGTTTTCCACATAAATATTGTGTTCTTGTGTTTAAGTATTCGtgcaatttttcaatttgttttctttggGTTTCATAGCAGTCTCGAAACATCCATATTGCATTTAACAACTTACCAgagacaaaaaaacaaagaactcCCTATTGAAAGTAGATAAAGGAGCTCATATGTGTTGAGATTCTCAGCTATGATATGGGAGTGTGGGAGACTTCTATTACAAAGCAGACACAATGAATCAATCTAATGATCAATTGGGAAGTTTGGAAAACACTTGAAGAGAATATAAAAGAAACCCTATTACAGtgaatttgtaaaaaaaaacaAGCTAGCTTAACACCATAAACCAGACTACCCTGAACAATTTAGCTAACCTGATATCAAACAACCCAATTCAGATACCTAAGATTAAGAGCTCAAtcagatggaaaaaaaaaataatgtcttCTTTATCTTGTAATCTGCCTATAGTTTTTCCTGTATTGGGTTTTCCATATAAATATTGTGTTCTTGTGTTTAAGTATTTGcacaatttttcaatttgttttctttgagtTTCATAGCAGTTTCGAAACATCCATATTGTATTTAACAACTTACCAgagacaaaaaaacaaagaacgCCCTATTGAAAGTAGATAAAGGAGCTCATATGTGTTGAGATTCTCAGCTATGATATGGGAGTGTAGGAGACTTCTATTACAAAGCAAACACAATGAATCGATCTAATGATCAATTGGGAAGTTTGGAAAACACTTGAAGAGAATATCAAAGAAACCCTATTACCatgaatttgtcaaaaaaaaaccAAGCTAGCTTAACATCACAAACCAGACTACCCTGAACAATTTGGCTAAACCTGATATCAAACAGCCCGATTCAGCTAAACCTACTATAGTTCTCACTGTATAGTTCGCTATCCCACTATCACAAAACTATTGCTCGATACAAGTTATAGATATGGCAATGTTTAGCATTCAAAATTCCACTATATAATACATAACAAACAGCAAGaagaaaagactaaaaaaaTTGCACGGGTCTACTTCTTTAGTTACGAAATAAAACAAGCGACAAGCTCAGAAACAAGTTGTAGAAACAAAGATGTCACAcagaaaatcaaagaaataaaaccgcattcattaaataaaagtaaattggGTGAACGTATCAGAAACCCTCAACATAATTTTCAAGCAAAGATTAAAAATCAACCTCAATTGACCGATCAATCCTTATTCTTGAGCCTCTCAATCCTCTGATTCAACTGCTCGATCTTCACCACGAGATGAGTGACCGAATACAACAGCCAATAGAACACCAAAGCGGAGGCGATCAAGAGCGCGTTGCGCTGACTCTTCATGATCGACTTCTGGTGACGCAAGTGCTCCGTCGGAGTACACGATTCCCCCTCGCATTTCGGGCGCGTCTCGTACTTCCAATAGATATCCATCAGCAGAAACAGACAGAACGGGACAACCGATAGGAACGGCTTGAGGAGATTACGTGTCACCACGACGAGGCCCCTGCGTAGGCTGTCGAGGCCGGGGATGGTGAGGAGGAGCACCATGATCGCTTCTGCCGCCGCGGCGTAGCCGAGCACAACCCATTCGAGAGCCATGGAGAAAACGTAGATCTGCTAAACGGTGCGTTTCTTCGTCGGTAAGGGAAGAATTTTCAGAAAATGAGTACGAGATTTTAGCGTTTATATCGTCAAGGGAAAGAGCTGTGACACGCGGCGTAATGTAAGCCGTGTGGAGAACGCCGAATGTGACAGGTGGAAGTTTAAGAAACAACTGGGgctgaaaattaaaattaaaattaaaaaaaaaaaaagatggcaTGATTTAAGTGTTattaaattaaggccaaaaaacttattcccacccaagctttagTTATTCTCCAACTCAACTGTAAAGTTTCAAAACCTAAAAGTTCACCCATGTGTTAACTTTTATTGGACAaatgtattattttactttttatattaaaaaatatataattttatctcttttttctcctagattttaaaaattgacatttcccccattcttaactttaaaaaataactctctctcttccttttttccCAAAATCTCTAAAGTGTTTTTCCCTCTTCAACAAAGACAATAGTTGTCACCATCTCCACGTTTTTTAAAGCTTTGATTGTCTCTGTCATcgataaaaaatgttaaaggaAGCAAAAAACACATTATTTTCTATCAATAAAGATAAGATAAAGTTGTCTCGACTCTTCGTCAAGgaagagacaaagacaaaagatgaagaagaatctttaaaacaatttaaaataagacaaatttcaaacagtttgatataattattcaataacaCTGTAAAAGAATAATTTTCGAAGAATTCTTACTAATGAGATAAGTTTTGATGAAAcatcaatttcaaaattaacgaaTTAAAACCtcaattctaattctaaatttgaattgCATCGGATGGGATCAACCCCtaacaaaaatcaaactaaaatttcattaattaaattaaactaattaatatttaaattgaacttttgGGTTTATTTATTACACGTTTATTACTTGTTTGATCtcatatatagttttcaaatgttAAATATTCCGCCATCATTTTGATTACATTTTggttattaagaaaaataattttttcacattttttaattaaaaactaataatttttataaaattttatacttcTAAAAGATCTATAGGCCATTTTCAATATTGATTTTGTCAATTAAAGTCCCACACTTGTGTTCCatcatttgttaaaaaaaataataataatattagttaacttcaatttatagtgaataatattatatatatttattttttatatataatttaaaatatacatataatatattatcatataattaaatattatttaatttttaatttaaaattatttaattatataataatacataattttttatttaaattatatataaaataaaatataaacttataattttattgattttagaaTGGCGATTTGTGATTGTTATAACgctaaataactattttccagCCAAAAGTTCGATtatctttaaagttttaaaaaactaaattcttattcatcatctaattttgttaataaaatacaaaaaatatattatatatatatatatatgtataaataataatatattatcatatgattttaaataaaagataaattaatagagcataaatttatgtttattatttgtgcatataatacgactaaataaataagaagaaaaggcAAAAATAGAAAGagtaagagaaaattaaaaaaaattatacaaaataatttgtatGCCCTTTCACTTAATAATGTTCTCTCGTAAAGTGAATGATAGGTAAGAATTTAcccttttaaaatataaaagatagaaatttgtcttttttttatttttttgccttGTTTTAATAAAAGCCTTtatgatatcaataaaatacGGGTAATTTGTCAATAATCAATGAAACTACCAATAGAAGTTTAGTTTATTAACACGACTCTTCTTGttgtttttgaataaaaaaacttCAACCCATACATTGATTCGATTTACGTAtagattatatatctaattgttGTATATTGTTTACATAGTTAATAGTTTTCTTAATACAAACTTTCATGTGTTTTGTCAAGAAAAGTCTAGTCTGACAACTATTATCATGTATAGGGCATACCAAGAGAATAAATATCCTTagcaattatttatttgaaaaatatatgtatttttgttaaacaataaaactatatacatatatttttttatatataattagatacacagataacatgttataatgtgattgattaattttgaattaagaataaaataatatataattatatgatgatatataatctatgtactcaattatatatttaaaagtatgtatatataatattactcttttttaaaaatttattttttgaggtttagaaagaaaaagtaatgttatgtgtatctaaatttaagtacacaaattattatgtatatgatgtattattatgtgattaagtattattttatttttaatttaaaataatttaattatttgataatatatattaaatatatatatatatatatatatatttatatactaaaaataaatatatacatataattttatcgagAGAGAAAATTGTTGTAGTTTGGGCAACACTACTCCTGACTTGAGCCCAATTGAGTTCTGTATATTGGTTGGGCAAATATAAGTTTTgccaatttatttttctatatttcgaGGATTGGGCTTTTCGTAAAAGTGAGGCTTTGACTTTGTCATTGAAGTGGGCTAATTGCTTCCTTGTTGCCCCAATTGGGCTGTGGAGTTCAAGAACAATGAGATGCATGAAGTTTCAATgactcataatttatattaacgGGCATTTATTAAAggtgaatttaaattgaatcaaatttaaataaaaaataattaaaatattagtttaa contains:
- the LOC123212896 gene encoding uncharacterized protein LOC123212896 codes for the protein MALEWVVLGYAAAAEAIMVLLLTIPGLDSLRRGLVVVTRNLLKPFLSVVPFCLFLLMDIYWKYETRPKCEGESCTPTEHLRHQKSIMKSQRNALLIASALVFYWLLYSVTHLVVKIEQLNQRIERLKNKD